Proteins encoded by one window of Anoplopoma fimbria isolate UVic2021 breed Golden Eagle Sablefish chromosome 23, Afim_UVic_2022, whole genome shotgun sequence:
- the mapk12b gene encoding mitogen-activated protein kinase 12b has product MAVRSRTGYYRQEVNRTAWEVPERYRDLKQVGTGAYGTVCSAWDRRMGTQVAIKKLHRPFQSKLFAKRAYRELRLLKHMKHENVIGLMDVFTAEIALDRLRDFYLVMPFMGTDLGKLMKLERLSEDRVQFLVYQMLRGLKYIHSAGIIHRDLKPGNLAINPDCELKILDFGLARQADAEMTGYVVTRWYRAPEVILNWMHYTQTVDIWSAGCIMAEMLLGKPLFKGSDHLDQLKEIMKITGTPAADFVVKLQSQDAKNYIRSLPKVPKKDLHSLFSKASLNAVCVLEKMLLLDPERRVSASEALDLPFSSEYRDAEEETEALPYDQTMDNTDLPLDQWKRHTFTEILTFRPPRDTRETSL; this is encoded by the exons ATGGCTGTGCGGTCCAGGACGGGATACTACCGACAGGAGGTAAACAGAACCGCGTGGGAAGTGCCGGAGAGGTACAGGGACCTGAAGCAGGTCGGGACAGGAGCCTACGGGACCGTGTG TTCAGCATGGGACCGCCGGATGGGGACGCAGGTGGCCATTAAGAAACTTCATCGGCCCTTCCAGTCTAAACTTTTTGCCAAAAGGGCCTACAGGGAGTTGCGACTCCTCAAACACATGAAGCACGAAAAC GTAATCGGGTTGATGGATGTTTTCACTGCAGAGATCGCATTGGACCGCTTGCGTGACTT TTACCTGGTGATGCCGTTCATGGGCACTGACCTCGGCAAGCTGATGAAGCTGGAGAGATTGTCAGAAGACAGAGTGCAGTTCCTCGTCTATCAGATGCTGAGAGGACTCAAG taTATCCACTCTGCAGGGATCATCCACAGG GACCTTAAACCTGGAAATTTAGCCATCAACCCGGACTGTGAGCTAAAG ATTCTTGATTTTGGCCTGGCGAGGCAGGCCGACGCGGAGATGACCGGCTACGTTGTGACGCGCTGGTACCGAGCACCCGAGGTTATCCTCAACTGGATGCACTACACACAAACGG TGGATATTTGGTCGGCAGGTTGTATCATGGCAGAGATGCTGCTGGGGAAACCGCTATTCAAAGGAAGTGATC ACCTGGACCAGCTCAAAGAAATCATGAAGATTACAGGAACCCCAGCAGCTGACTTTGTTGTGAAGCTACAGAGCCAAGAT GCCAAAAACTACATCAGAAGTCTGCCAAAAGTTCCAAAAAAAGACCTGCATTCCCTTTTCTCCAAAGCTAGCTTGAATG CGGTGTGCGTCCTGGAAAAGATGCTGCTCCTGGACCCGGAGCGGAGGGTGAGCGCCTCTGAGGCGCTCGACCTGCCTTTCTCCAGCGAGTACAGAGATGctgaggaggagacggaggcgCTGCCTTATGATCAGACCATGGACAACACGGACCTGCCCTTGGACCAGTGGAAAC gtcACACTTTCACAGAGATACTGACCTTCAGGCCGCCCAGGGACACCAGAGAGACGTCACTTTAa
- the LOC129112753 gene encoding uncharacterized protein LOC129112753, whose protein sequence is MNKTFISKQYGGRSNLRRLLLLLFLAGLQPVLSTDGEKPELYEDEENGEKIKCSIVGPDYVTVGVPSSVECDADCPKCTFSMSLDGQKAQGQGSVLAFTVDSWAKALTVTCTVTSDDTGLTATTTKQLQVLAGPANVSITGTDLMQPSVSHTYSCHAYCRPSCTYAWRTDKDPWMSGQGNVISITPQEMDNSKTVICKASNNVSGLFVVATRFIAVMSGPSKVQINGPDVIEIAETYKFVCTSECLPSCRYVSSVNSQTVRGNVIEMTVDHPLKSVTLKCEAQNTASKKTATTIKTVQITRSDRNLSTRPEEASAVLLLAFIISAAFTL, encoded by the exons ATGAATAAAACCTTCATATCTAAACAATATGGAGGACGCTCAAACCTCAGAAGacttctgttgctgctgtttctggcAG GCCTTCAGCCAGTACTGTCCACAGATGGAGAGAAACCTGAACTATATGAAGACGAGGAGA atggagagaaaatcaaATGCTCAATAGTCGGTCCGGACTACGTGACTGTGGGTGTGCCGAGCAGCGTTGAATGTGACGCCGACTGCCCAAAATGTACCTTTTCTATGTCTTTGGATGGACAGAAAGCCCAGGGTCAGGGAAGCGTGTTAGCCTTCACTGTTGACAGCTGGGCGAAGGCCCTAACAGTGACATGTACAGTTACAAGTGACGATACAGGGCTGACTGCCACGACAACAAAGCAACTGCAAGTGTTGG CCGGACCTGCCAATGTTTCCATCACAGGCACCGATTTGATGCAACCATCTGTGAGCCACACATACAGCTGCCACGCCTACTGTCGACCATCTTGCACCTACGCCTGGAGGACGGATAAAGACCCATGGATGAGTGGTCAGGGGAATGTTATTTCTATCACTCCTCAGGAGATGGACAACTCCAAAACTGTCATCTGCAAAGCCTCCAACAATGTGTCTGGGCTGTTTGTCGTCGCTACTCGATTCATAGCTGTGATGT CTGGTCCTTCAAAGGTTCAGATCAATGGCCCCGACGTGATAGAAATTGCAGAAACATATAAGTTTGTGTGCACCTCTGAATGTCTGCCCTCTTGTCGCTACGTGTCATCTGTGAACAGTCAGACTGTGAGGGGCAACGTGATCGAGATGACAGTGGATCATCCGCTAAAATCGGTCACTCTCAAGTGTGAGGCTCAGAACACTGCTTCAAAGAAGACTGCCACAACCATAAAGACAGTACAAATAACAC GGTCAGATCGGAACCTGTCCACTCGACCTGAAGAGGCCTcggctgtgctgctgctggcctTCATCATTTCTGCTGCCTTCACACTGTGA